One region of Bacillota bacterium genomic DNA includes:
- a CDS encoding DUF72 domain-containing protein, with the protein MIYIGTAGYSYKDWIGSFYPDNIKPNSMLEYYSTHFNFVEINSTYYHMPAIRLFESINKKTPKTFRFSVKIFGGFTHERNLGFDEARQFKYAIQPLVESNKLICLLAQFPYSFHYTRENIEHIKNLRLWFSGLEINVEFRNHNWVNKEVMRFLKNEGMGFVCVDGPNIRGLIGSVIAITSRISYLRMHGKNAEKWYSGEGSERYNYLYSKSELIEWVTKIKELENNSDITVVSFNNHPLGKAVENARALRALLHT; encoded by the coding sequence ATGATTTATATTGGTACGGCAGGTTACTCTTACAAGGATTGGATAGGTTCCTTTTATCCTGATAATATAAAACCAAACTCCATGTTGGAGTACTACTCAACACATTTTAACTTTGTTGAAATTAACTCTACATACTATCATATGCCTGCTATACGGCTTTTCGAGAGCATAAACAAGAAAACACCGAAGACATTCAGATTTTCCGTGAAAATATTTGGTGGATTTACCCATGAGAGAAATCTTGGTTTTGATGAGGCAAGACAGTTTAAATATGCAATTCAACCCCTGGTGGAAAGCAATAAGCTTATATGTCTTCTGGCACAGTTTCCCTATTCTTTTCATTACACACGTGAAAATATTGAACATATAAAAAATTTACGCCTGTGGTTTAGCGGGTTGGAAATTAATGTGGAATTTAGAAACCATAATTGGGTTAATAAAGAAGTAATGAGATTTTTGAAAAATGAAGGGATGGGTTTTGTATGTGTAGATGGGCCCAACATAAGGGGATTAATAGGAAGTGTGATTGCAATTACTTCCAGGATATCATACCTTAGGATGCATGGGAAAAATGCTGAAAAATGGTATAGCGGTGAAGGATCAGAGAGGTATAATTATCTTTACAGTAAAAGTGAGCTGATAGAATGGGTTACAAAAATAAAAGAGCTTGAAAACAATTCGGATATAACAGTTGTTTCCTTTAATAACCACCCCTTGGGAAAAGCGGTTGAAAATGCCAGGGCTTTAAGGGCACTTTTACACACATGA